The Phoenix dactylifera cultivar Barhee BC4 chromosome 9, palm_55x_up_171113_PBpolish2nd_filt_p, whole genome shotgun sequence genome window below encodes:
- the LOC120112032 gene encoding putative germin-like protein 2-1, whose protein sequence is MAARFLFLALLALASSHAIASDPSQLQDFCVADLKSDVLVNGFVCKDPKLAKAEDFFFYGLDKPRDTGNKLGSKVTQVNVNQIPGLNTLGISLARVDFAPYGVNPPHIHPRGTEILTVLEGTLHVGFVTSNNPNNQLFTKVLNKGDVFVFPQGLIHFQFNYGKTNAVAIAALSSQNPGVITIANAVFGAKPPISDYVLAKAFQLDKKTVDWLQAQFWMDNNN, encoded by the exons ATGGCTGCCCGTTTCCTCTTCCTTGCTCTCCTTGCTCTGGCTTCATCTCATGCCATTGCTTCTGATCCTAGTCAACTCCAGGACTTCTGTGTTGCTGATCTTAAATCAGATG TGCTTGTAAATGGGTTCGTCTGCAAGGACCCGAAGCTTGCCAAAGCCGAAGAtttcttcttctatggcctcGACAAGCCCCGCGACACAGGGAACAAACTAGGGTCTAAAGTGACTCAAGTCAACGTGAACCAAATTCCTGGGCTCAACACGCTTGGCATCTCGCTGGCTCGCGTGGACTTTGCACCCTATGGAGTCAACCCTCCTCACATCCACCCAAGGGGAACCGAGATTCTTACGGTGCTGGAAGGCACGCTCCATGTCGGCTTCGTCACTTCTAATAACCCCAACAACCAGCTCTTCACTAAGGTCCTCAACAAGGGCGATGTGTTCGTATTTCCTCAAGGCCTCATCCATTTCCAATTCAACTATGGGAAGACAAATGCTGTTGCTATTGCCGCTCTCAGTAGCCAGAACCCTGGCGTGATCACCATAGCCAATGCAGTCTTTGGAGCGAAGCCACCAATCTCTGATTATGTTCTTGCCAAGGCCTTTCAATTGGACAAGAAGACTGTGGACTGGCTCCAGGCCCAATTCTGGATGGACAACAACAACTAG
- the LOC103719637 gene encoding putative germin-like protein 2-1 yields the protein MAAHFLFLALLALASSHAIASDPSQLQDFCVADLKSNVLVNGFVCKDPKLAEAEDFFFYGLDKPRDTGNKLGSNVTQVNVNQIPGLNTLGISLARLDFAPYGVNPPHIHPRGTEILTVLEGMLHVGFVTSNNPNNQLFTKVLNKGDVFVFPQGLIHFQFNYGKTNAVAIAGLSSQNPGVITIANAVFGAKPPISDYVLAKAFQLDKKTVDWLQAQFWMDNNN from the exons ATGGCTGCCCATTTCCTCTTCCTTGCTCTCCTTGCTCTGGCTTCATCTCATGCCATTGCTTCTGATCCTAGTCAACTCCAGGACTTCTGTGTTGCTGatcttaaatcaaatg TGCTTGTAAATGGGTTCGTCTGCAAGGACCCGAAGCTTGCCGAAGCTGAAGAtttcttcttctatggcctcGACAAGCCCCGTGACACAGGAAACAAACTTGGGTCAAATGTGACTCAAGTCAACGTGAACCAAATTCCAGGGCTCAACACGCTTGGCATCTCGCTGGCTCGCCTGGACTTCGCACCCTATGGAGTCAACCCTCCTCACATCCACCCAAGGGGAACCGAGATTCTTACGGTGCTGGAAGGCATGCTCCATGTCGGCTTCGTCACATCTAATAATCCCAACAACCAGCTCTTCACTAAGGTCCTCAACAAGGGCGATGTGTTCGTATTTCCTCAAGGCCTCATCCATTTCCAATTCAACTATGGGAAGACAAATGCTGTTGCTATTGCTGGtctcagcagccagaaccctGGCGTGATCACCATAGCCAATGCAGTCTTTGGAGCGAAGCCACCAATCTCTGATTATGTTCTTGCCAAGGCCTTTCAACTGGACAAGAAGACTGTGGACTGGCTCCAGGCCCAATTCTGGATGGACAACAACAACTAG